Proteins from a genomic interval of Caulobacter rhizosphaerae:
- a CDS encoding type II toxin-antitoxin system RelE/ParE family toxin has protein sequence MRTVEFSPTARRDLNRLRQWLEERAPHVTREAVHVIIAAYKSLGEFPERGRAIPEGLRELIVPFGSAGYVLQYDVQPQHVIILRIFHSLEDR, from the coding sequence ATGAGAACAGTCGAATTCTCGCCGACGGCGAGACGCGACCTGAACCGCCTCAGGCAATGGCTGGAAGAGCGTGCGCCTCACGTCACGCGCGAGGCGGTCCACGTCATCATTGCCGCCTATAAGTCCCTAGGCGAATTTCCGGAACGAGGCCGCGCGATCCCAGAGGGCCTGCGCGAACTCATCGTTCCCTTCGGCTCGGCTGGCTACGTACTCCAATATGATGTGCAGCCCCAGCACGTGATTATCCTGCGCATCTTCCACAGCCTCGAAGATCGCTGA
- a CDS encoding antitoxin translates to MADGDHMLKIDAALAERLKAVSEDLGKSLDEYATQLLDAYTGLDPRKEDDAYWKELRREANETLRNGGIPLEDIERWMRSWGTDAELPPPEPRPRVRE, encoded by the coding sequence ATGGCCGATGGCGATCACATGCTGAAGATCGATGCGGCGCTTGCCGAGCGGCTGAAGGCTGTGTCCGAAGACCTGGGCAAGAGCTTGGACGAGTACGCCACGCAACTCCTCGACGCCTATACGGGCCTCGATCCGCGCAAGGAAGACGACGCCTATTGGAAGGAGCTTCGGCGCGAGGCGAACGAGACTTTGCGCAATGGCGGCATTCCCCTTGAGGACATCGAGCGGTGGATGCGATCCTGGGGAACCGACGCCGAACTTCCTCCGCCGGAGCCTCGCCCTCGTGTCCGCGAATGA
- a CDS encoding TIGR02466 family protein has translation MTLRPLFVTHLYEGSLAADKGFEAFNAQMEDACRAIAAEDRAGRAWAREKGYSGYTSYASLDDLPQRDSLFADLKKKLDRHAAAFAKDLNLELAGGRLVMDSLWINILKPGGAHSGHIHPHSVLSGTVYVATPPGASALKLEDPRLPLMMAAPTRQADAPEDRQTFVYVQPRPGTVLMWESWLRHEVPANAAKQERISISFNYAWR, from the coding sequence ATGACCCTGCGCCCGCTCTTCGTCACCCACCTCTATGAGGGCAGCCTCGCCGCCGACAAGGGCTTCGAGGCCTTCAACGCCCAGATGGAGGACGCCTGCCGCGCCATCGCCGCCGAGGACCGGGCGGGCCGCGCCTGGGCCAGGGAGAAGGGCTACAGCGGCTACACCTCCTACGCTTCGCTCGACGACCTGCCCCAGCGCGACAGCCTGTTCGCCGACCTGAAGAAGAAGCTCGACCGGCACGCGGCCGCCTTCGCCAAGGACCTGAACCTGGAGCTGGCCGGCGGGCGGCTGGTGATGGACAGCCTGTGGATCAACATCCTCAAGCCCGGCGGCGCCCACAGCGGCCACATCCACCCGCACAGCGTGCTGTCGGGCACGGTCTATGTCGCGACCCCACCTGGCGCCTCGGCCCTGAAGCTGGAGGATCCGCGCCTGCCGCTGATGATGGCCGCCCCGACCCGCCAGGCCGACGCGCCGGAGGACCGCCAGACCTTCGTCTATGTCCAGCCGCGGCCGGGCACGGTGCTGATGTGGGAAAGCTGGCTGCGCCACGAGGTGCCGGCCAACGCCGCCAAGCAGGAGCGGATCAGCATCAGCTTCAACTACGCCTGGCGCTAG
- a CDS encoding YdgA family protein: MKKVVIILGCLAVVAAVGYGWTTYQNKQRFDAVMADYAKDQAHR, encoded by the coding sequence GTGAAGAAGGTCGTCATCATCCTCGGTTGCCTAGCCGTCGTGGCGGCCGTCGGCTACGGCTGGACCACCTATCAGAACAAGCAGCGGTTCGACGCCGTCATGGCCGACTACGCCAAGGATCAAGCTCACCGCTGA
- a CDS encoding YbhB/YbcL family Raf kinase inhibitor-like protein codes for MPHAHTPDHSGAAITMLKVQPFGESSLILTTPATDINGRIADRHSAYHDNLSPPLVWTPVQGAGAYAIIVEDPDAPREQPFVHWLIWNIPGEATSLPEGLPNEASLGLVGGATQGVNDNGTVGWFGPRPPVGHGVHHYHFQIFALVERLPFDEKTPLADLVNALKGDALASDDLIVTYEAAGA; via the coding sequence ATGCCCCACGCCCACACGCCCGACCATTCCGGCGCGGCGATCACCATGCTGAAGGTCCAGCCGTTCGGTGAAAGCAGCCTGATCCTCACCACCCCCGCCACCGACATCAACGGCCGCATCGCCGACCGCCACAGCGCCTATCACGACAATCTCTCGCCGCCCCTGGTCTGGACCCCGGTCCAAGGCGCGGGAGCCTATGCGATCATCGTCGAGGATCCCGACGCGCCTCGGGAACAGCCTTTCGTGCACTGGCTGATCTGGAACATTCCCGGCGAGGCGACCAGCCTGCCCGAGGGCCTGCCGAACGAGGCCAGCCTGGGCCTGGTCGGCGGCGCGACCCAGGGCGTCAACGACAACGGCACGGTCGGCTGGTTTGGCCCACGCCCGCCGGTCGGGCACGGCGTGCACCACTATCACTTCCAGATCTTCGCCCTGGTCGAGCGCCTGCCGTTCGACGAGAAGACGCCGCTGGCCGACCTGGTCAACGCGCTGAAGGGCGACGCCCTGGCCTCCGACGACCTGATCGTCACCTACGAGGCGGCGGGGGCGTAG
- a CDS encoding DUF998 domain-containing protein, producing the protein MISVGNLLRIGLVVPAIMVADVLVAQHMFPGFRPGAQFISELGGPAAPNPAIFNVGMILAGLAGIAAGAGFTQALEHAGGRRQVSAFAGLWVAMTGLGALFAGLFHWPDPMHRACGVGLAIQFAPLFTAWALWGKPAHRRLARFSLGWFFFLLLVLALLTGVWNVRTGNDVGFWQRGHAFLGLLWLAIAAFCLDRHWRARDLTAAPVDREPTAEPDYAPAAS; encoded by the coding sequence GTGATAAGCGTGGGAAACCTGCTGAGGATCGGCCTGGTCGTTCCGGCGATCATGGTGGCCGACGTCCTGGTGGCCCAGCACATGTTCCCCGGCTTCCGGCCCGGCGCGCAGTTCATCAGCGAGCTGGGCGGCCCGGCCGCGCCCAATCCGGCGATCTTCAATGTCGGCATGATCCTGGCCGGCTTGGCGGGGATCGCGGCCGGGGCCGGCTTCACCCAGGCCCTGGAACACGCCGGGGGCCGCCGCCAGGTCTCGGCCTTCGCGGGTCTGTGGGTGGCGATGACCGGCCTGGGCGCGCTGTTCGCCGGCCTGTTCCACTGGCCCGACCCGATGCACCGCGCCTGCGGCGTGGGACTGGCCATCCAGTTCGCCCCGCTGTTCACCGCCTGGGCCCTGTGGGGCAAGCCAGCGCATCGACGGCTGGCGCGCTTCTCGCTGGGCTGGTTCTTCTTCCTGCTGCTGGTCCTGGCCCTGCTGACCGGCGTCTGGAACGTCCGCACCGGCAACGACGTCGGCTTCTGGCAGCGCGGCCACGCGTTCCTGGGCCTGTTGTGGCTGGCGATCGCCGCGTTCTGCCTGGACCGCCACTGGCGAGCCCGCGACCTGACGGCCGCTCCAGTGGACCGCGAACCGACCGCCGAACCCGACTACGCCCCCGCCGCCTCGTAG
- a CDS encoding M20/M25/M40 family metallo-hydrolase, protein MPFSRRAALAGVALLLTVQPAFAATAKPKPAAAAKAAGFTPSADAIKAHMAFLADDLLEGREAGTRGYDIAAQYVASQYALMHVKPAGDDGSYLQQVPLTAYRAANEGGVSYTGADGKSGALVFGEDYLPSAQARQAETSITAPLVFVGYGIVAPERGRDDYAGLDVKGKIVVVLSGAPSGLQTEIRAHYSNTNVKRAEAARRGAVGVLTLPTTSYEKRRPFARNVGNYQEWKMTWNDAQGAAYVRGAEAPGLASLSLKGGAKLFAGAPTSLDAVLAAAETPDGAVKGFALPANVTVQLKTEIERRQSSNVVGLIEGSDPTLKAQTIILSAHLDHLGIHGKDADKINNGALDNASGVATLLEVARGFKEARTKPRRSIVLLVVTAEEKGLIGSEYFAHNPTVPKAGIAADVNLDMPILLYDFQDVVAFGADRSSIGPAVARAAGRVGIGLSPDPLPEEGLFTRSDHYRFVEQGVPSVFLMTGFKNGGEKGFKDFLATHYHKPNDDLNQPINYQAGARFALVNYEIARELADAPARPSWNKGDFFGTLFGKK, encoded by the coding sequence ATGCCGTTCTCCCGTCGCGCCGCCCTCGCCGGCGTCGCCCTGCTGTTGACCGTCCAGCCCGCCTTCGCCGCGACCGCCAAGCCCAAGCCCGCCGCCGCCGCCAAAGCCGCCGGCTTCACGCCCTCGGCCGACGCCATCAAGGCGCACATGGCTTTCCTGGCTGACGACCTGCTGGAGGGCCGTGAAGCCGGCACGCGCGGCTACGACATCGCCGCCCAGTACGTGGCCTCGCAATACGCGCTGATGCACGTCAAGCCGGCGGGCGACGACGGCTCCTACCTGCAGCAGGTGCCGCTGACGGCGTACCGGGCCGCCAACGAGGGCGGCGTGTCCTACACCGGCGCGGACGGCAAGTCCGGCGCCCTGGTGTTCGGCGAGGACTACCTGCCCTCGGCCCAGGCCCGCCAGGCCGAGACCTCGATCACCGCGCCTCTGGTCTTCGTGGGCTATGGGATCGTCGCCCCGGAACGCGGCCGTGACGACTATGCGGGGCTGGACGTGAAGGGCAAGATCGTCGTCGTCCTCAGCGGCGCCCCCAGCGGCCTGCAGACCGAGATCCGCGCCCACTACAGCAACACCAACGTCAAGCGGGCCGAAGCCGCCCGGCGCGGCGCGGTCGGGGTGCTGACCCTGCCGACCACCAGCTACGAAAAGCGTCGCCCCTTCGCGCGCAACGTCGGCAACTACCAGGAATGGAAGATGACCTGGAACGACGCCCAGGGCGCAGCCTATGTACGCGGCGCCGAGGCGCCGGGCCTGGCCAGCCTCAGCTTGAAGGGCGGCGCCAAGCTGTTCGCCGGCGCGCCGACCAGCCTGGACGCGGTGCTGGCCGCGGCCGAGACGCCGGACGGCGCGGTCAAGGGCTTCGCCCTGCCCGCCAACGTCACCGTCCAGCTGAAGACCGAGATCGAGAGGCGCCAGAGCAGCAACGTCGTCGGGCTGATCGAGGGCTCGGACCCGACGCTGAAGGCCCAGACGATCATCCTGTCGGCCCATCTCGATCACCTGGGCATCCACGGCAAGGACGCCGACAAGATCAACAACGGCGCCCTGGACAACGCCTCGGGCGTGGCCACCCTGCTGGAGGTGGCGCGCGGCTTCAAGGAAGCCCGGACCAAGCCCAGGCGCTCGATCGTACTGCTGGTGGTTACGGCAGAGGAGAAGGGCCTGATCGGATCGGAATATTTCGCCCACAATCCAACCGTGCCGAAGGCCGGCATCGCCGCCGACGTCAACCTGGACATGCCGATCCTGCTGTACGACTTCCAGGACGTGGTGGCCTTCGGCGCCGACCGCTCGTCGATCGGCCCGGCCGTGGCCCGGGCCGCCGGCCGCGTCGGCATCGGCCTGTCGCCCGATCCCCTGCCGGAGGAGGGGCTGTTCACCCGCTCGGACCACTATCGCTTCGTCGAGCAGGGCGTGCCGTCGGTGTTCCTGATGACCGGCTTCAAGAACGGCGGCGAGAAGGGCTTCAAGGACTTCCTGGCCACCCACTACCACAAGCCCAACGACGACCTGAACCAACCGATCAACTACCAGGCCGGGGCCCGCTTCGCCCTGGTCAACTACGAGATCGCCCGCGAACTGGCCGACGCCCCGGCCCGCCCCAGCTGGAACAAGGGCGACTTCTTCGGGACCCTGTTCGGGAAGAAGTAG
- a CDS encoding flagellar basal body rod C-terminal domain-containing protein, with protein MGVQVLNTAAAGMFAAADRLSASAQRTAAWGLEQSQAEQKVDLAHEAVEQVSAKTDFKANAAVIKTADEMTGALLDMKV; from the coding sequence ATGGGCGTGCAGGTCCTCAACACCGCCGCCGCCGGCATGTTCGCCGCGGCCGACCGACTCAGCGCCAGCGCCCAGCGCACCGCCGCCTGGGGCCTGGAGCAGAGCCAGGCAGAACAGAAGGTCGACCTGGCCCACGAGGCCGTCGAACAGGTCTCGGCCAAGACCGATTTCAAGGCCAACGCCGCCGTCATCAAGACGGCCGACGAGATGACGGGCGCCCTCCTGGACATGAAGGTCTAG
- a CDS encoding anti-sigma factor family protein has protein sequence MTVPDEEVFAFVDGELPPEDMARIEAAMATDPQLALRVETQRALRRLLSGAHAGVMRETPPQALSAAIAAKPPPASRPAEVIAFPGAKGKAKEKARPREPKLPKPPGAAARGVPAWIGLAACLVAGLVIGRMAAPPPVTLNGGDDPAPIAAGPLAQALNSQSAGQAAGPVQVKLSFKTASGVYCRTFQASGRSPIAGVACRDPDAWRVRAVSPAGPGPAGDYRMAGSETPAAILAAVDAMIAGAPLDAAGETKARAAGWKPAPDAEKGGAAPR, from the coding sequence ATGACCGTTCCGGACGAAGAGGTCTTCGCCTTTGTCGACGGCGAGCTGCCCCCCGAGGACATGGCGCGGATCGAGGCGGCCATGGCCACCGACCCGCAACTGGCCCTGCGCGTCGAGACCCAGCGCGCGCTGCGCCGGCTGCTGTCGGGCGCCCACGCCGGGGTCATGCGCGAGACGCCGCCCCAGGCCCTGAGCGCGGCGATCGCCGCCAAGCCGCCGCCCGCCTCCAGGCCGGCCGAGGTGATCGCCTTCCCTGGAGCCAAGGGCAAGGCCAAGGAGAAGGCCAGGCCGCGCGAGCCCAAACTTCCCAAGCCGCCTGGCGCGGCGGCGCGGGGCGTTCCCGCCTGGATCGGCCTGGCCGCCTGCCTCGTCGCCGGCCTGGTGATCGGCCGCATGGCCGCGCCTCCGCCCGTCACCCTGAACGGGGGCGACGACCCCGCCCCGATCGCCGCGGGCCCCTTGGCCCAGGCCCTGAACAGCCAGAGCGCGGGCCAGGCCGCCGGCCCCGTGCAGGTCAAGCTGTCGTTCAAGACCGCGTCGGGCGTCTATTGCCGGACGTTCCAGGCGTCGGGCCGCTCGCCGATCGCCGGCGTGGCCTGTCGGGATCCGGACGCCTGGCGCGTGCGGGCCGTCAGCCCAGCCGGCCCCGGTCCGGCCGGAGACTATCGCATGGCCGGCTCGGAGACGCCGGCGGCCATCCTGGCCGCGGTCGACGCGATGATCGCCGGAGCGCCGCTGGACGCGGCCGGCGAAACCAAGGCGCGGGCCGCCGGCTGGAAACCCGCGCCTGACGCCGAAAAGGGAGGGGCCGCCCCCCGGTAA
- a CDS encoding sigma-70 family RNA polymerase sigma factor — MDSFQTEMLTLLPRLRRMARVLAWEPADADDLTQLTVERALLRRDQWRPGTRLDSWMFRIMRNAWIDEARARQRHGRVLAPPEAGAAAADPSAPSLEARLGASAVERALDALPEDQRVAVALVLIEGLSYQEAADSLEVPIGTLTSRLARGRATLQTALIDQGAQP, encoded by the coding sequence TTGGATTCCTTCCAGACGGAGATGCTGACCCTGCTGCCGCGCTTGCGCCGGATGGCGCGGGTCCTGGCCTGGGAGCCGGCGGACGCCGACGACCTGACGCAACTGACCGTCGAGCGCGCCCTGCTGCGCCGCGACCAGTGGCGCCCCGGTACGCGATTGGACAGCTGGATGTTTCGGATCATGCGCAACGCCTGGATCGATGAAGCCCGCGCCCGCCAGCGCCATGGCCGCGTCCTGGCCCCGCCCGAGGCGGGCGCCGCGGCGGCCGACCCCAGCGCGCCCTCTCTGGAGGCGCGGCTGGGGGCCTCGGCGGTGGAGCGCGCCCTGGACGCCCTGCCCGAAGACCAGCGCGTCGCGGTCGCCCTGGTGCTGATCGAGGGACTGTCCTACCAGGAGGCCGCCGACAGCCTGGAGGTGCCGATCGGCACCCTGACCAGCCGTCTGGCCCGGGGCCGGGCCACATTGCAGACTGCGTTGATCGACCAAGGAGCCCAGCCATGA
- a CDS encoding S8 family serine peptidase: MRLRDALIPILAGLATLGGAPADAQLLPSPSSVVGRTGLPLPQLPLADRLTRDVDALADRLTPDALAAARLDRLADLVRAHPRALELDDQGQPVVRGEVLAVSPTPEALAKITAAGFAVARQARSDELGLSLVTLTPPKGLSARAAVKRLRELDPSGDYDFNHVYADAGLGAALTTSAAGPVAAQGGGGRAGLLDGGVAADQPVFTRVQLEQRGFADGGARPSAHGTATASLLAATGVDRILVADVYGKGPAGGSASAIVGALTWMAQARVPVVNISLVGPPNGALGAAVKALLARGCLIVAAVGNDGPAAPALYPASYPGVIAVTGVDRRRRLLPEAGRAAHIDFAAYGAEVKVAAPGGRPASVRGTSYAAPVVAGRLAGLLAVPDPAAAQRAVARLAAQAVDLGAPGPDDLYGHGLVEARQP, from the coding sequence ATGCGCCTTCGTGACGCCCTGATCCCGATCCTGGCCGGCCTGGCGACACTGGGCGGCGCGCCCGCCGACGCCCAACTGCTGCCTTCGCCGTCGTCCGTGGTCGGCCGGACCGGGCTGCCGCTGCCGCAACTGCCGCTGGCCGACCGCCTGACGCGCGACGTCGACGCCCTGGCTGATCGCCTGACGCCGGACGCCCTGGCCGCGGCGCGCCTGGACCGGCTGGCTGACCTGGTCCGGGCCCATCCCCGAGCGCTGGAGCTGGACGACCAGGGGCAACCGGTGGTGCGCGGCGAGGTGCTGGCCGTCTCGCCGACGCCCGAGGCCCTGGCGAAGATCACGGCGGCCGGCTTCGCCGTGGCCCGCCAGGCGCGGTCCGACGAGCTGGGCCTGTCCCTGGTGACCCTGACGCCGCCCAAGGGCCTGAGCGCCCGGGCGGCGGTCAAGCGGCTGCGTGAGCTGGATCCCAGCGGCGACTACGACTTCAATCACGTCTATGCCGACGCCGGACTGGGCGCGGCCCTGACGACCTCGGCCGCCGGCCCGGTCGCCGCCCAAGGCGGCGGAGGACGCGCGGGCCTGCTGGATGGCGGCGTCGCGGCCGACCAGCCGGTGTTCACCCGCGTCCAGCTGGAGCAGCGCGGCTTCGCGGACGGCGGGGCGCGGCCCAGCGCCCACGGCACGGCCACCGCCTCGCTGCTCGCCGCCACGGGCGTCGATCGGATCCTGGTCGCCGACGTCTACGGCAAGGGACCCGCCGGAGGCTCGGCCTCCGCGATCGTCGGCGCCCTGACCTGGATGGCCCAGGCCCGGGTTCCGGTGGTCAATATCAGCCTGGTGGGGCCGCCGAACGGCGCGCTGGGAGCGGCGGTCAAGGCGCTGCTGGCCCGGGGCTGCCTGATCGTGGCGGCGGTGGGCAATGACGGTCCGGCCGCGCCGGCGCTCTACCCGGCCTCCTATCCGGGGGTGATCGCCGTGACCGGCGTCGACCGCCGGCGCCGGCTGCTGCCCGAGGCCGGCCGCGCGGCTCATATCGACTTCGCGGCCTATGGGGCCGAGGTCAAGGTCGCCGCGCCCGGAGGACGTCCGGCCAGCGTGCGGGGCACCTCCTACGCCGCGCCCGTGGTGGCCGGCCGGCTGGCGGGCTTGCTCGCCGTTCCCGACCCGGCGGCGGCCCAGCGGGCGGTGGCGCGCCTCGCCGCCCAGGCCGTGGACCTGGGCGCGCCGGGCCCCGACGACCTCTATGGCCACGGCCTGGTCGAGGCCCGCCAGCCCTAG
- a CDS encoding HAD family hydrolase, with the protein MPVTTVGIDADDTLWHNETLFRLTHKRFVELLAPYGDEAQIDARLAETEKRNLRLYGYGAKGFTLSMIETAMDLTDSQVSIGVIRQILAAGREMLTEPVEPLPGVEKALAQLSQRYRLVLITKGDLLHQEQKLAGSGLGDLFAAVEIVSEKDADTYRRVFARHGSGPQQAVMAGNSVKSDIIPALDAGAWAALIPYPLVWAHEAAAAPKDHARYAELGSISELPAWVDGLA; encoded by the coding sequence ATGCCCGTCACGACCGTCGGCATCGACGCCGACGACACCCTTTGGCACAACGAGACCCTCTTTCGCCTGACCCACAAGCGGTTCGTCGAGCTGCTGGCCCCCTATGGCGACGAAGCGCAGATCGACGCCAGGCTGGCCGAGACCGAAAAGCGTAACCTGCGGCTCTATGGCTACGGGGCCAAGGGCTTCACCCTGTCGATGATCGAGACGGCGATGGACCTGACCGACAGCCAGGTCAGCATCGGCGTGATCCGCCAGATCCTGGCGGCCGGGCGCGAGATGCTGACCGAGCCGGTCGAGCCCCTGCCCGGCGTGGAGAAGGCCCTGGCGCAGCTGTCCCAGCGCTACCGCCTGGTGCTGATCACCAAGGGCGACCTGCTGCACCAGGAGCAGAAGCTGGCCGGCTCGGGCCTGGGCGATCTGTTCGCCGCGGTCGAGATCGTGTCGGAGAAGGACGCCGACACCTATCGCCGGGTGTTCGCCCGCCATGGCTCGGGACCGCAGCAGGCGGTGATGGCCGGCAATTCGGTCAAGTCCGACATCATCCCCGCCCTGGACGCGGGCGCCTGGGCGGCCCTGATCCCCTACCCGCTGGTCTGGGCGCACGAGGCGGCCGCCGCGCCGAAGGACCACGCCCGGTATGCGGAGCTGGGATCGATTTCGGAACTGCCTGCGTGGGTCGACGGCCTGGCCTGA
- a CDS encoding DUF1272 domain-containing protein, which translates to MLELRPNCECCDRDLPPDSPDARICTFECTFCADCVETRFSGVCPNCGGDLSARPIRPSAALHRFPASLKRVYKAHPACAPVRPPPQERRPPPAWA; encoded by the coding sequence ATGCTCGAACTGCGCCCCAATTGCGAGTGCTGCGATCGCGACCTGCCGCCCGACAGCCCGGACGCGCGGATCTGCACCTTCGAATGCACCTTCTGCGCCGATTGTGTGGAAACGCGATTCTCCGGGGTCTGTCCCAACTGCGGCGGCGACCTGTCGGCTCGGCCGATCCGGCCCAGCGCGGCCCTGCATCGCTTCCCAGCTTCGCTGAAGCGCGTCTACAAGGCCCACCCGGCCTGCGCCCCCGTGCGCCCGCCGCCCCAGGAAAGGCGACCGCCGCCTGCGTGGGCGTGA
- the carA gene encoding glutamine-hydrolyzing carbamoyl-phosphate synthase small subunit yields the protein MSQDLLPGVTGVLALADGTILQGVGCGAVGDAVGEVCFNTAMTGYQEILTDPSYMAQIVAFTFPHVGNVGTNLEDLEQMSGGAETAARGVLFREVPTDAANWRANSDFDAWMRRRGVIGLAGVDTRALTRKIRETGMPHGVIAHSPTGEFDLDALVAKAKAWAGLEGLDLAKDASTTQTFTWDEGLWSWPEGYAKLDQPKYEVVVLDYGVKRNILRALAHVGARATVVPADTKAEDILARNPDGVLLSNGPGDPAATGAYAVPEIQKLVQSGKPVFGICLGHQMLALAVGAKTVKMEQGHHGANHPVKDLTTGKVEIVSMNHGFTVDSASLPKAVTETHVSLFDGTNAGIALADKPVFSVQHHPEASPGPTDSLYLFERFAGLMDAAK from the coding sequence ATGTCCCAAGACCTTCTCCCCGGCGTCACCGGTGTCCTGGCCCTGGCCGACGGCACGATCCTGCAGGGCGTCGGCTGCGGCGCGGTTGGCGACGCGGTCGGCGAGGTCTGCTTCAACACCGCCATGACCGGCTATCAGGAGATCCTGACCGACCCCTCCTACATGGCCCAGATCGTCGCCTTCACCTTCCCGCACGTCGGCAATGTGGGGACCAATCTGGAGGATCTGGAGCAGATGAGCGGCGGGGCCGAGACGGCCGCCCGCGGCGTCCTGTTCCGCGAGGTCCCGACCGATGCGGCCAACTGGCGCGCCAACAGCGACTTCGACGCCTGGATGCGGCGCCGCGGCGTCATCGGCCTGGCGGGCGTCGACACCCGCGCCCTGACCCGCAAGATCCGCGAGACCGGCATGCCGCACGGCGTGATCGCCCACTCGCCGACCGGTGAGTTCGACCTCGACGCCCTGGTCGCCAAGGCCAAAGCCTGGGCCGGGCTGGAAGGGCTGGACCTGGCCAAGGACGCCTCGACCACCCAGACCTTCACCTGGGACGAGGGCCTGTGGTCGTGGCCGGAGGGCTACGCCAAGCTGGACCAGCCCAAGTACGAGGTCGTGGTCCTCGACTACGGCGTCAAGCGCAACATCCTGCGCGCCCTGGCCCATGTCGGGGCCCGCGCCACGGTGGTGCCGGCCGACACCAAGGCCGAGGACATCCTGGCCCGCAATCCCGACGGCGTGCTGCTGTCCAACGGTCCGGGCGACCCCGCCGCGACCGGCGCTTACGCCGTGCCCGAGATCCAGAAGCTGGTCCAGAGCGGCAAGCCGGTGTTCGGCATCTGCTTGGGACACCAGATGCTGGCCCTGGCCGTGGGCGCCAAGACGGTGAAGATGGAGCAGGGGCACCATGGGGCCAACCACCCCGTGAAGGACCTGACGACCGGCAAGGTCGAGATCGTCTCGATGAACCATGGCTTCACCGTCGACAGCGCCTCGCTGCCCAAGGCCGTGACCGAGACCCACGTCTCGCTGTTCGACGGCACCAACGCCGGCATCGCCCTAGCCGACAAGCCGGTGTTCTCGGTGCAGCACCATCCCGAAGCCTCGCCCGGCCCGACCGACAGCCTGTACCTGTTCGAGCGCTTCGCGGGGCTGATGGACGCGGCGAAGTAG